A portion of the Myxococcales bacterium genome contains these proteins:
- a CDS encoding DUF420 domain-containing protein: MTKSDAAGSPLSRVSDRAFFAFNAVVSAAALALLAYLLLIRRGAAGQTDLSFMPAVNATMNGVAATCLTLGWFAIRAKKPRVHKFLMVSAFAASTIFLVGYLAYHAVHGDTRYQGTGAIRTVYLAILASHVLLSMAVVPLVLTTFFFAAKGAFARHKKVAKVTLPIWLYVSVTGVVVFFMLRGSPTARDAAAPLSPSPSATATVR, encoded by the coding sequence ATGACCAAGAGTGACGCCGCTGGTTCGCCTCTGTCACGCGTCAGCGACCGCGCGTTCTTCGCGTTCAACGCCGTCGTCTCGGCGGCCGCGCTCGCGCTCCTCGCTTACCTGTTGCTCATCCGCCGCGGCGCGGCTGGCCAGACTGACCTCTCCTTCATGCCGGCCGTCAACGCCACCATGAACGGCGTCGCGGCCACGTGCCTGACGCTCGGCTGGTTCGCCATCCGCGCGAAGAAGCCCCGCGTTCACAAGTTCTTGATGGTGTCAGCGTTCGCTGCATCGACGATCTTCCTCGTCGGGTACTTGGCCTACCACGCGGTGCACGGCGACACGCGCTATCAGGGGACCGGCGCGATCCGGACCGTCTATCTCGCGATCCTCGCGTCGCACGTGCTCTTGTCGATGGCCGTCGTGCCGCTGGTGCTGACGACCTTCTTCTTCGCCGCCAAAGGCGCCTTCGCGCGCCACAAGAAGGTCGCGAAAGTCACCCTGCCCATTTGGCTCTACGTGTCGGTGACGGGCGTCGTCGTGTTCTTCATGCTGCGCGGCAGCCCCACCGCAAGAGACGCCGCGGCGCCGCTTTCACCCTCACCTTCCGCCACCGCGACGGTCCGCTAG
- a CDS encoding IgGFc-binding protein yields the protein MRNPLNAPYPALMDFSDAIRIRPAAFVFIALSCGGTREGSAPAGGAGATGAAPGAFLDGGQSGTGPCPECEVTTCAQAAADKSTMGCEFLAVPPDSLTITRGACFAAFLVNTANTNVAVEVEYAGQKLQKPGFMVMPKGQGASLTYEPLPASGLPPGQVAMLFLSRSNSTACPSGITPAMSVLTSVSRTGKGAAFRIKTSAPVVAYDIYPYGGGPSAITSATLLLPTAAWDTNYIAVSGYQKSAIVEEDAPTLAIVAAEDGTNVTINPTVAIVGGGGVDAAPKGAPKTYALARGQILQFAQDQELTGSAISSDKPIGVWGGSICATINEQEGSACDTTHQQIPPVRAMGNEFAAVRYRNRFDGKEESPPWRLVGAVDGTSLSWEPSAPPGAPTTLKQGQVVEFASPGPWVVRSQDAAHPFYLSGHMTGWGAVSTAGDNRGDPEFVNVVPTAQFLKSYVFFTDPTYPETNLVVVRAKEADGWKDVALDCEGPLKGWQPLGPSGKYEFTRVDLMRGNFQKQGSCDNGRRQMKSEGPFGLTVWGWGSAATGGAFGGGLFSQAVSYAYPAGGSLKPINDVVVPVAVPK from the coding sequence TTGCGCAATCCCCTCAACGCGCCATATCCGGCGCTCATGGACTTTTCCGACGCAATCCGAATCCGGCCTGCCGCGTTCGTCTTCATCGCCTTGAGCTGCGGTGGCACCCGCGAGGGCAGCGCGCCGGCGGGCGGCGCAGGCGCGACCGGGGCGGCTCCTGGCGCCTTCCTCGATGGCGGCCAAAGTGGCACGGGCCCGTGTCCTGAGTGCGAGGTCACGACCTGCGCGCAGGCGGCCGCCGACAAGTCGACCATGGGGTGCGAGTTCTTGGCGGTGCCGCCCGACTCCTTGACCATCACGCGCGGGGCATGTTTTGCGGCCTTCCTCGTCAACACGGCCAACACCAACGTCGCCGTCGAGGTCGAATACGCCGGCCAGAAGCTTCAGAAGCCGGGCTTCATGGTCATGCCGAAGGGCCAAGGCGCTTCCCTCACCTACGAGCCGCTGCCGGCCTCGGGCCTGCCGCCGGGGCAGGTCGCGATGTTGTTCCTGAGTCGAAGCAACTCGACCGCCTGCCCTTCTGGCATCACACCGGCCATGTCGGTGCTGACGTCCGTTTCGCGGACCGGCAAAGGTGCCGCCTTCCGCATCAAGACAAGCGCGCCGGTCGTCGCCTACGACATCTATCCCTACGGTGGCGGGCCGAGCGCCATCACGAGCGCCACGTTGCTCCTGCCAACGGCCGCCTGGGACACGAACTACATCGCCGTCAGCGGCTACCAGAAGAGCGCCATCGTCGAGGAAGACGCTCCAACGCTGGCCATCGTGGCGGCGGAAGACGGAACCAACGTCACCATCAACCCCACGGTCGCCATCGTCGGTGGCGGCGGGGTCGACGCAGCGCCCAAGGGGGCGCCAAAGACGTATGCGCTGGCCCGTGGGCAGATATTGCAGTTTGCACAGGATCAAGAGCTGACCGGCAGCGCCATCTCTTCCGACAAGCCCATCGGGGTTTGGGGCGGGTCCATCTGCGCCACGATCAACGAGCAAGAAGGCAGCGCGTGCGACACGACGCATCAGCAGATTCCTCCCGTTCGCGCGATGGGCAACGAGTTCGCCGCCGTGCGCTATCGAAACCGCTTCGACGGCAAAGAAGAGTCGCCGCCGTGGCGTCTCGTCGGCGCCGTCGACGGGACGTCCCTCTCGTGGGAGCCGAGCGCACCACCGGGGGCGCCGACGACGCTCAAGCAGGGCCAAGTCGTCGAGTTTGCTTCGCCCGGCCCATGGGTCGTCCGCAGCCAAGATGCCGCACACCCGTTCTACCTCTCCGGCCACATGACCGGGTGGGGCGCCGTGTCGACGGCCGGCGACAACCGCGGCGATCCCGAGTTCGTGAACGTCGTGCCCACGGCGCAGTTCCTAAAGTCCTACGTCTTCTTCACCGATCCGACTTACCCCGAGACCAACCTCGTCGTCGTGCGCGCGAAAGAAGCCGACGGCTGGAAGGACGTGGCGCTCGACTGCGAGGGCCCCCTCAAGGGCTGGCAGCCGCTCGGTCCGAGCGGCAAGTACGAGTTCACGCGCGTCGATTTGATGCGAGGCAACTTCCAGAAACAAGGAAGCTGCGACAACGGCCGCCGACAGATGAAGAGCGAAGGCCCCTTCGGTCTAACCGTGTGGGGCTGGGGAAGCGCCGCTACCGGCGGCGCCTTCGGCGGCGGCCTCTTCAGCCAAGCGGTGAGTTACGCCTATCCCGCGGGCGGCAGCCTAAAGCCGATCAACGACGTCGTCGTTCCCGTCGCGGTCCCCAAGTAA
- a CDS encoding FAD-binding protein, translating into MPAPASVERAALELSRRLGESKVMAEGDGRAAYGADESEVEAHTPDIVVFASRASDVATTLAVAAECDVPVTPRAGGSSRVGGAVPVAGGIVLATHGMNTIKEIDPVDLVAVVEPGVMTAALHAAAEAEGLFYPPDPNSLKWCMLGGNVAANAGGPRAFKYGVTREYVLGVEACLMGGHVHRPGRRTIKGVAGYDVTALLVGSEGTLGVFSELTLRLRRAPEAVVTAMALYADVHAAAAAVNRVLASGAVPRCMELMDSRTLGAVRAQKVAVDVRANAMLLVELDGDAASVERELEKVGGLLSEGPAALDVLVAQDEAQRERLWEARRMLSPATKKLARHKLSEDVVVPRSQIGALLRATDAIGERHRVMHLTYGHAGDGNLHVNFLWNDDEERVRVDGALLDLMTEVVRLRGTISGEHGIGVTKLDYLPLEQTPALIDLQREIKRVFDPKGLLNPGKIFAPSGHGSC; encoded by the coding sequence ATGCCGGCGCCCGCTTCCGTGGAGCGCGCCGCCCTCGAGTTGAGTCGCCGCCTGGGCGAGTCGAAGGTGATGGCCGAGGGGGACGGTCGCGCCGCGTACGGCGCGGACGAGAGCGAGGTCGAAGCGCACACGCCGGACATCGTCGTCTTCGCGAGCCGGGCGAGCGACGTCGCGACCACACTCGCTGTGGCCGCCGAGTGCGACGTTCCCGTCACGCCTCGCGCCGGCGGCAGCAGCCGCGTTGGCGGCGCCGTGCCGGTGGCCGGCGGCATCGTACTCGCGACGCATGGCATGAACACCATCAAGGAGATCGACCCCGTCGATCTCGTCGCCGTCGTTGAGCCGGGCGTCATGACGGCGGCCCTTCATGCGGCGGCCGAGGCCGAGGGTCTCTTTTATCCGCCCGATCCCAATTCGCTCAAGTGGTGCATGCTCGGCGGTAACGTGGCCGCCAACGCTGGCGGACCGCGGGCCTTCAAGTATGGCGTCACGCGCGAATACGTCCTCGGCGTCGAAGCGTGTTTGATGGGCGGGCACGTGCATCGGCCGGGCCGCCGAACCATCAAGGGCGTCGCCGGCTACGACGTGACGGCGCTCCTCGTTGGCAGCGAGGGCACGCTCGGAGTCTTTAGCGAACTCACGCTCCGCCTGCGCCGAGCCCCGGAGGCCGTCGTCACGGCCATGGCGCTCTACGCCGACGTCCACGCCGCCGCCGCCGCCGTCAACCGCGTCCTCGCCAGCGGCGCGGTGCCGCGTTGCATGGAGCTCATGGATTCGCGCACGCTCGGCGCCGTGCGCGCGCAGAAGGTCGCCGTCGACGTGCGCGCCAACGCCATGTTGCTCGTGGAACTCGACGGCGACGCCGCGAGCGTCGAGCGGGAGCTGGAAAAGGTCGGTGGATTGCTCTCCGAGGGCCCCGCTGCGCTCGATGTGCTCGTCGCGCAGGACGAAGCGCAACGAGAGCGACTCTGGGAAGCGCGGCGCATGCTCTCACCGGCGACCAAGAAACTCGCGCGCCACAAGCTCTCCGAGGACGTGGTCGTTCCCCGCTCGCAGATCGGCGCGCTCCTCCGCGCGACCGATGCGATCGGTGAGCGGCATCGCGTGATGCATCTCACCTACGGTCACGCCGGCGACGGCAACTTGCACGTGAACTTCTTGTGGAACGACGACGAGGAGCGCGTCCGTGTGGATGGCGCCCTGCTGGACCTCATGACAGAGGTCGTTCGGTTGCGCGGCACCATCAGCGGTGAGCATGGCATCGGCGTTACGAAGCTCGACTACTTGCCCCTTGAGCAGACCCCTGCGCTGATCGACCTTCAGCGTGAGATCAAGCGCGTCTTCGACCCGAAGGGCCTGCTCAACCCCGGCAAGATCTTCGCGCCAAGTGGCCACGGAAGCTGCTGA